The Amaranthus tricolor cultivar Red isolate AtriRed21 chromosome 6, ASM2621246v1, whole genome shotgun sequence genome has a segment encoding these proteins:
- the LOC130815064 gene encoding eukaryotic initiation factor 4A-3 — protein sequence MASGSVIPANRGRRNMNDDDKLQFEATEGIEPVNSFDRMGIKDDLLRGIYAYGFEKPSAIQQRAVMPIIQGRDVIAQAQSGTGKTSMISLAVCQMVDTSTREVQALILSPTRELASQTEKVIMAIGLHMNIQAHACIGGKSVGEDIRKLEYGVHVVSGTPGRVCDMIKRRTLRTRNIKLLILDESDEMLSRGFKDQIYDVYRYLPPELQVVLISATLPNEILEITNKFMTDPVKILVKRDELTLEGIKQFFVAVEQEDWKFDTLCDLYDTLTITQAVIFCNTKRKVDWLTEKMRNNNFTVSSMHGDMPQKERDAIMKEFRDGDTRVLITTDVWARGIDVQQVSLVINYDLPNNRELYIHRIGRSGRFGRKGVAINFVKKDDIRILRDIEQYYSTQIDEMPMNVADLI from the exons ATGGCGTCTGGGTCGGTTATTCCGGCAAATAGAGGAAGAAGAAATATGAACGACGACGACAAACTTCAGTTTGAGGCTACTGAAGGTATCGAACCTGTTAACAGTTTCGATAGAATGGGGATTAAAGATGACCTTTTGCGTGGGATCTATGCTTATGGTTTTGAGAAACCTTCTGCTATTCAACAACGTGCTGTTATGCCTATTATTCAAGGTCGCGATGTTATTGCGCAGGCTCAGTCTGGTACTGGGAAAACTTCTATGATTTCCTTGGCTGTTTGTCAGATGGTTGATACCTCTACTCGCGA GGTTCAAGCATTAATCTTATCACCTACACGAGAGTTGGCTTCTCAAACAGAAAAAGTTATTATGGCCATCGGTTTACACATGAATATACAAGCTCATGCATGCATTGGAGGGAAAAGTGTAGGTGAGGATATTAGGAAATTAGAGTATGGAGTTCATGTGGTTTCAGGAACCCCAGGTAGAGTTTGTGACATGATCAAGAGGAGAACACTTAGAACCCGAAATATCAAACTTTTAATTCTT GATGAGTCTGATGAGATGTTGAGCAGGGGTTTTAAGGACCAGATTTATGATGTCTATCGTTACCTTCCACCAGAGCTTCAG GTTGTGCTGATCTCGGCCACCCTCCCCAATGAAATACTGGAAATCACCAATAAGTTCATGACAGATCCTGTTAAAATCCTTGTAAAGCGTGATGAGTTGACTTTAGAG GGCATCAAGCAATTCTTTGTTGCAGTTGAGCAGGAAGATTGGAAGTTTGATACTCTTTGTGATCTTTATGATACCCTTACAATTACTCAAGCTGTTATCTTTTGCAACACTAAGCGcaag GTGGATTGGCTCACTGAAAAAATGCGAAACAATAACTTCACTGTTTCATCCATGCATGGTGATATGCCTCAGAAAGAACGAGATGCTATTATGAAGGAGTTTCGTGATGGGGATACTCGTGTTCTGATAACGACAGATGTTTGGGCTCGTGGGATTGATGTCCAACAG GTTTCTTTGGTTATCAACTATGATTTGCCCAATAATCGAGAACTTTATATCCACCGGATAGGTCGATCTGGTCGTTTTGGACGCAAG GGTGTTGCGATCAACTTTGTCAAGAAGGACGATATCAGAATTTTAAGAGATATCGAGCAATATTACAGTACCCAAATTGATGAGATGCCGATGAATGTTGCTGATTTGATATGA